A region of Dermabacter vaginalis DNA encodes the following proteins:
- a CDS encoding S9 family peptidase has protein sequence MTDNTFMKPPVPAKKPIERTHHGDTVVDNFDWLRDKESQEVLDHLNAENAYADQILEPLHPLRDQIVSEIKSHTQETDSSVPFRDGDYWYISRTREGDNYPRFSRIALADSPERPVVDAENDELLPGEHVYLDAQALSEGTEFFQLGGITLNDESNRLAYSVDTSGGEVYALRIVDLASGDVIDDSVKDVAYGLAFSLDGSEIVYAKNDEAWRQCEIWVHTVGTQASDDRLLFREDDEKFTTAAGASRNRKALIIETASRVTAEALVTSLESPIQEPRSIAGRVEGVEYSVEHAGDHYLVIHNRDHKGFALARQELDASGAEAQETWREILAPAEGERIEAADAFESHVAITMRAAGLPTVRVLQRDQVSGEQNTESSTGWDTASAFDISHGGELDAVYLAHNRNWDEETIRYTLDSMLTPTTVAQIPASGGEPEILKETPVPNFDRTKYVEKRLWATAHDGTKIPISLMARADVEPDGTNPGFLYGYGSYEIPSDPTLSVFWLSLMDRGVVVAIAHIRGGGEMGREWYENGKKLAKKNTFSDFVESAQFLASEGWFDKNRIAANGGSAGGLLMGAVANLSPETFRVIVAGVPFVDALTTILDPSLPLTVGEWEEWGNPLEDPEVYQYMKEYTPYENIRNVQYPAILATTSLNDIRVFYVEPAKWVARLREETRNYEGGEAIPAHPILFKCEMVAGHGGRSGRYARWEQRAEEYAFVLDQLGATELI, from the coding sequence ATGACTGACAACACTTTCATGAAGCCGCCGGTACCGGCGAAGAAGCCCATCGAGCGCACACATCACGGCGACACGGTCGTGGACAATTTTGACTGGTTGCGTGACAAGGAAAGCCAGGAGGTCCTCGACCACCTGAATGCCGAGAACGCCTACGCTGACCAAATTCTCGAGCCGCTTCACCCGCTCCGCGATCAGATCGTCTCGGAGATCAAGAGCCACACGCAGGAGACCGATAGCTCGGTTCCGTTTCGCGATGGGGACTACTGGTACATCTCGCGCACGCGGGAGGGCGACAACTACCCGCGCTTTAGCCGCATCGCCCTCGCGGATAGCCCCGAGCGTCCCGTTGTCGATGCCGAAAACGACGAACTGCTTCCAGGCGAGCACGTTTATCTCGATGCACAAGCGCTCTCGGAGGGCACGGAATTTTTCCAGCTCGGCGGCATCACCCTCAACGACGAATCGAACCGCCTCGCCTACAGCGTGGATACTTCTGGCGGCGAGGTGTATGCGCTTCGCATCGTGGACCTCGCTTCGGGCGACGTGATCGACGATTCCGTCAAGGACGTTGCCTACGGTCTGGCGTTCTCGCTCGACGGCTCGGAAATCGTCTACGCGAAAAACGACGAAGCCTGGCGTCAATGCGAAATTTGGGTGCATACGGTAGGCACGCAGGCGTCGGACGACCGCCTTCTGTTCCGGGAGGACGACGAAAAGTTCACGACTGCAGCCGGGGCGAGCCGCAACCGGAAGGCCCTCATCATCGAGACTGCCTCGCGCGTCACGGCTGAGGCGCTCGTGACGTCACTCGAGAGCCCCATTCAGGAGCCTCGCTCGATTGCCGGCCGCGTCGAAGGCGTCGAGTACTCGGTCGAGCACGCGGGCGACCACTACCTCGTCATCCACAACCGCGACCACAAGGGATTTGCCCTTGCGCGCCAGGAGCTCGATGCGAGCGGCGCCGAGGCGCAAGAAACCTGGCGCGAGATCCTCGCCCCCGCAGAGGGCGAGCGCATCGAGGCGGCCGACGCTTTCGAGAGCCACGTCGCGATCACCATGCGCGCAGCAGGGCTGCCCACCGTGCGCGTACTGCAGCGCGATCAGGTGAGCGGCGAGCAGAACACCGAAAGCAGCACGGGGTGGGATACCGCCTCCGCATTCGACATTTCGCACGGCGGCGAACTCGATGCGGTCTATCTTGCTCACAATCGCAATTGGGACGAGGAGACGATTCGCTACACGCTCGACTCGATGCTCACACCCACGACCGTCGCACAGATTCCCGCCTCGGGTGGCGAACCGGAGATCCTCAAGGAAACTCCCGTCCCGAACTTCGATCGCACGAAGTACGTAGAGAAGCGCCTGTGGGCGACGGCTCATGACGGCACGAAGATCCCGATCTCGCTCATGGCACGCGCCGACGTCGAACCCGACGGCACGAACCCCGGCTTCCTCTACGGCTACGGGAGCTACGAAATCCCCAGTGATCCAACGCTTTCGGTGTTTTGGCTGAGCCTCATGGACCGCGGCGTGGTCGTCGCCATCGCGCACATCCGTGGCGGAGGCGAGATGGGCCGTGAGTGGTACGAGAACGGCAAAAAGCTCGCAAAAAAGAACACATTCAGTGATTTCGTGGAATCCGCACAGTTCCTCGCGAGCGAAGGCTGGTTCGACAAGAACCGCATCGCGGCAAATGGTGGAAGCGCGGGCGGCCTGCTCATGGGTGCGGTAGCGAACCTCTCGCCCGAAACGTTCCGCGTCATCGTCGCCGGCGTGCCGTTCGTGGATGCGCTCACGACGATCCTCGACCCGAGCCTCCCGCTCACGGTCGGCGAGTGGGAGGAGTGGGGCAACCCGCTCGAGGATCCCGAGGTGTACCAGTACATGAAGGAGTACACACCGTACGAAAACATCCGAAATGTGCAGTACCCGGCCATCCTCGCGACAACGAGTCTCAACGACATCCGCGTGTTTTATGTGGAGCCCGCCAAGTGGGTGGCTCGCCTTCGCGAAGAGACCCGCAACTATGAGGGCGGCGAGGCGATTCCCGCTCACCCGATCCTCTTCAAGTGCGAGATGGTCGCTGGCCACGGTGGCCGCTCGGGGCGCTACGCCCGGTGGGAGCAGCGCGCCGAGGAATACGCCTTCGTGCTCGATCAGCTCGGGGCGACCGAGCTGATCTAA
- a CDS encoding sugar-binding transcriptional regulator has protein sequence MARTDRHGLTVRDRLALDAAKLYYSGLSQAEVAERLFVNRATVSKLLSTARRKGLVRTVIRDPREMDTELYGALNAAYDLSSLRLVVPVGRGPMDKRHALGVAGAELLEGLVQVSDTLGMWWSQTTCEVARAFRRTATRGVRIVGLNGSDDSAHDLAAWESAREHIERELGWETVAARSPHIYSSLSDKLESERTPEARAVRAAQNACRITVFSTSSAHALMARLPDTLSEDERARIECTSVGHICGHFIDADARICEPIVNQRTSGLPLATLRNVEQKVLVACGPDKVAAMDAILANRYANHLVTDIDTARDLVRMSEDRQRTRADSPTAEP, from the coding sequence ATGGCCAGAACCGATCGTCACGGTTTGACCGTGAGGGATCGACTCGCCCTCGATGCGGCCAAGCTCTACTATTCGGGACTTTCGCAAGCCGAAGTCGCCGAGCGTCTTTTCGTTAATCGCGCGACCGTGTCGAAGCTTCTCTCGACTGCCCGACGCAAGGGGCTCGTTCGTACGGTGATTCGTGATCCAAGGGAAATGGACACGGAACTGTACGGAGCGCTCAACGCCGCCTACGATCTCTCGAGCCTGCGCCTCGTGGTGCCGGTGGGCCGCGGCCCCATGGATAAACGCCATGCACTCGGTGTCGCGGGCGCCGAACTCCTCGAAGGGCTCGTGCAAGTCTCCGACACCCTCGGGATGTGGTGGTCGCAGACGACGTGCGAAGTTGCGCGCGCATTCCGTCGCACGGCAACCCGAGGAGTGAGAATTGTGGGGCTCAACGGCAGCGACGATTCGGCGCACGACCTCGCGGCGTGGGAATCCGCCCGCGAGCACATTGAACGGGAGCTCGGGTGGGAGACCGTGGCCGCGCGCAGCCCGCACATTTACTCGAGCCTCAGTGACAAGCTCGAGAGTGAGCGCACCCCCGAGGCGAGGGCGGTGCGCGCCGCCCAGAACGCGTGCCGCATCACCGTGTTCAGCACCAGCAGCGCGCACGCACTCATGGCGCGCCTGCCGGACACGCTGAGTGAAGACGAACGTGCGAGGATCGAGTGCACGTCCGTTGGGCACATATGCGGCCACTTCATCGATGCCGATGCGCGGATATGCGAGCCGATCGTCAATCAGCGCACCTCGGGTCTCCCGCTGGCAACGCTCCGTAACGTCGAGCAGAAAGTCCTCGTGGCATGCGGGCCCGACAAGGTTGCCGCCATGGATGCGATCCTCGCCAACAGGTACGCGAACCACCTCGTGACCGACATCGACACGGCACGCGATCTCGTGCGCATGAGCGAGGACCGTCAGCGAACCCGCGCGGATTCGCCAACCGCCGAGCCCTAA
- the deoC gene encoding deoxyribose-phosphate aldolase → MTTPNQIVDHTLLAPTATPDEIEALCRDARDNRFYSVCVSPTYVAQAASLVEGSDVHVCTVVGFPSGAHTSAVKAYETRAAVEDGADEIDMVMNLASAKAHDWAAVENDIRAVVEAAQGRVVKVILETCVLEDDEIVAACTAARAAGADFVKTSTGFAGGGATTHAVQLMRETVGPDMGVKASGGIRTAADLDAMVAAGATRIGSSAGAALLTAQGN, encoded by the coding sequence ATGACTACACCGAACCAGATTGTGGACCACACTCTCCTGGCACCCACGGCAACGCCTGACGAAATCGAGGCCCTTTGCCGCGATGCGCGCGACAACCGCTTCTACTCGGTATGCGTGAGCCCCACCTATGTTGCACAAGCAGCGAGCCTGGTTGAGGGGAGTGACGTGCACGTGTGCACAGTCGTTGGCTTCCCGTCGGGCGCTCACACGAGCGCCGTGAAGGCCTACGAAACTCGCGCCGCAGTCGAGGACGGGGCTGACGAGATCGACATGGTCATGAACCTCGCATCCGCAAAGGCCCACGACTGGGCCGCGGTCGAGAACGACATCCGCGCAGTCGTCGAGGCGGCTCAGGGGCGAGTCGTTAAAGTCATCCTTGAAACGTGCGTCCTTGAGGACGACGAGATCGTCGCGGCGTGCACCGCCGCGCGCGCTGCCGGCGCCGACTTCGTCAAGACCTCAACGGGATTCGCGGGCGGGGGAGCAACCACCCACGCGGTTCAACTCATGCGCGAGACCGTCGGACCCGACATGGGCGTCAAGGCCTCAGGCGGCATTCGCACAGCGGCAGACCTCGACGCGATGGTCGCCGCAGGCGCAACACGCATCGGATCCTCCGCAGGCGCCGCTCTCCTGACCGCGCAGGGTAACTAA
- the fucP gene encoding L-fucose:H+ symporter permease — protein MTSPQTTNVDQGVPNTSWGLIKDPTRQLRDGYLTKTPIFQFILLSICFPMWGAAASMNDILITQFKAVFDLSDVASAFVQSAFYGGYFVIAIPASRVIRRTSYKTGLLIGLTVYIAGCMLFFPASTMATYTVFLASLFAIAIGLSFLETSANTYSSLIGDRKHATLRLNISQTFTALGFLSGAVMGKFLVFEDGDALHSRIAAAGSEAARMEITEAALGRTLGPYKIILAILVVLVVLIAITQYPHCKPLNSDAKEAEASIGETLAYLVKNKMFIGGIITQFFYVGMQTALWSFTIRLALNLDHSLNEKTAANYLIATFIAFFIGKIIANVLMTKINEDVVLLIYSGLGMITILYIVLAPNFTSVYAAIVASALLGPGWATIYARNLDTIKDKRFTETGGAIIVMSIIGGAVIPVVQGFISDSTGSMRFSFIVNFVCFLAIFIYFVAQYRSSHKESLTTEATK, from the coding sequence GTGACTTCACCACAGACGACGAACGTCGACCAAGGGGTTCCCAACACGAGCTGGGGGCTCATTAAAGATCCGACCCGACAGCTACGCGACGGGTACTTGACGAAAACCCCAATCTTCCAATTCATTCTGCTGTCGATCTGCTTCCCCATGTGGGGCGCCGCGGCAAGTATGAACGACATCCTGATCACGCAATTCAAAGCCGTCTTCGACCTTTCGGACGTTGCCTCGGCATTCGTGCAGTCGGCGTTCTACGGTGGCTACTTCGTCATCGCGATTCCCGCTTCTCGCGTCATTCGACGCACCTCGTACAAGACCGGCCTCCTCATTGGCCTTACGGTTTACATCGCGGGCTGCATGCTCTTCTTCCCCGCGTCGACGATGGCGACATACACAGTGTTCCTTGCCTCGCTGTTCGCGATCGCCATTGGCCTTTCCTTCCTCGAGACGTCCGCCAACACCTATTCCTCGCTCATTGGCGATAGGAAACACGCGACGCTTCGCCTCAACATCTCCCAGACCTTCACCGCGCTGGGGTTCCTGTCGGGCGCCGTTATGGGCAAGTTCCTCGTCTTTGAAGACGGAGATGCTCTCCATAGCCGCATCGCCGCGGCAGGCTCCGAAGCCGCACGTATGGAAATCACCGAAGCCGCACTCGGTCGAACCCTCGGCCCCTACAAGATCATCCTCGCGATCCTCGTCGTCCTCGTCGTGCTTATTGCGATCACGCAGTACCCGCACTGCAAACCGCTCAATAGCGACGCGAAAGAGGCCGAAGCTTCCATCGGCGAAACACTTGCCTACCTTGTGAAGAACAAGATGTTCATCGGCGGCATCATCACTCAGTTCTTCTACGTTGGCATGCAGACCGCCCTGTGGTCGTTCACGATTCGACTCGCGCTCAATCTCGACCACTCGCTCAATGAGAAGACTGCCGCGAACTACTTGATCGCCACGTTCATCGCCTTCTTCATCGGCAAGATCATCGCTAACGTTCTCATGACCAAGATTAACGAGGACGTCGTGCTGCTCATCTACTCGGGTCTCGGCATGATCACGATTCTCTACATCGTTCTCGCGCCGAACTTCACGAGCGTCTACGCGGCGATCGTCGCCTCCGCACTCCTCGGCCCGGGCTGGGCAACGATCTACGCACGTAACCTCGACACGATCAAAGACAAGCGCTTCACCGAAACGGGCGGCGCCATCATCGTCATGTCGATCATCGGCGGCGCGGTCATTCCTGTCGTCCAGGGCTTCATTTCCGATTCGACGGGCTCCATGCGCTTCAGCTTCATCGTGAACTTCGTGTGCTTCCTCGCGATCTTCATCTACTTTGTTGCGCAGTACAGGTCTTCCCACAAGGAATCGCTCACGACGGAGGCAACGAAATGA
- a CDS encoding aldose 1-epimerase family protein, whose product MTLTIPLSEAQFPQSPHTLCANESFTVEAFRYPNGVASITLRNSRGSLEILPFMGQIIWGAEFDGIDLTMTNMFEQPMPAREIVDTYGCFAFHSGLLANGCPSPEDDHPLHGEFPCLPMASAGLDIDDDALSLVSVGEYVKGFGYHYRAEPRVTLRKDSAIFDIGMAVTNLSAYQPMPLQYMCHMNYAFVPEGQMSQNLPEGAFKLRSTVPAHVTPTPAWEAINASITRGEVDADSLHGAEAFDPEIVYFADDLAQYGERVHCELALPSGPRFATEFSSEEFSTATRWILHNPDQKVAAFVLPGTSRPEGFMAAKAQGTLIQLEAGQTREFCVRTGLLAENETLDEGELS is encoded by the coding sequence ATGACCCTGACAATCCCGCTCAGCGAGGCGCAGTTTCCGCAGAGTCCGCACACCCTCTGCGCGAACGAGTCGTTCACCGTAGAAGCATTCCGCTACCCGAACGGCGTCGCCTCCATCACCCTTCGAAACTCGCGAGGCTCGCTGGAGATCCTGCCGTTCATGGGCCAGATCATCTGGGGAGCCGAGTTCGACGGCATCGACCTCACGATGACCAACATGTTCGAGCAGCCCATGCCGGCACGCGAGATCGTGGACACCTACGGGTGCTTCGCTTTCCACTCCGGCCTGCTCGCTAACGGGTGCCCGAGCCCCGAGGACGACCACCCGCTGCACGGAGAATTCCCGTGCCTGCCGATGGCGAGTGCCGGCCTGGACATTGACGACGACGCTCTCTCGCTCGTCTCCGTCGGCGAATACGTCAAGGGATTTGGGTATCACTACCGGGCGGAGCCCCGCGTGACACTGCGAAAGGACAGCGCGATCTTCGACATCGGCATGGCCGTCACGAACCTGTCCGCGTACCAACCGATGCCTCTTCAGTACATGTGCCACATGAACTACGCCTTCGTGCCGGAGGGGCAGATGTCGCAAAACCTCCCCGAGGGCGCCTTCAAGCTGAGGTCCACGGTTCCCGCACACGTGACACCGACCCCGGCATGGGAGGCCATTAACGCCAGCATCACGCGAGGCGAAGTCGACGCAGACTCCTTGCACGGCGCCGAAGCCTTCGATCCAGAGATCGTGTATTTCGCTGACGACCTCGCGCAGTACGGAGAACGCGTGCACTGCGAACTGGCGTTGCCCTCCGGCCCCCGGTTCGCGACGGAATTTTCGAGCGAGGAGTTTTCCACGGCCACGCGGTGGATCCTCCATAATCCTGATCAGAAAGTCGCCGCCTTCGTGCTCCCCGGCACGTCACGGCCGGAAGGCTTTATGGCGGCAAAGGCCCAGGGGACGCTCATCCAACTGGAAGCCGGACAAACGCGCGAATTCTGCGTGAGGACCGGGCTACTTGCCGAGAACGAAACACTTGACGAAGGAGAACTGTCGTGA
- the rbsK gene encoding ribokinase, with translation MSIAVVGSNMVDLISYIDRMPAEGETVEAPNFTMGCGGKGANQAVACSRLGSNVTMVTRVGNDIFAENTIRNFQDNGIDTTHVLTTEATSGVAPIFVDPDSKNSIIIVKGANAHLTPQDVENAREDIAKCSLIMLQLEIELETVYSTIELGNELGIPVLVNPAPASPELRLDKIRGAEFVVPNETELSLLSGMPVDDMDDVLKAAQVLLNVGIRNVIVTLGRKGAVWVHEGGSTYVDGRAVDAVDTTGAGDAFIGCFSHYWVETGDIEYAMRMARLYASDSVTRHGTQTSYATGEDFRGRLAGDIAEVNLPGAADEK, from the coding sequence GTGAGCATCGCTGTCGTGGGGTCGAACATGGTTGACCTCATTTCGTACATCGACCGCATGCCTGCCGAGGGCGAAACCGTCGAAGCCCCGAACTTCACAATGGGGTGCGGCGGTAAAGGTGCCAATCAAGCCGTTGCGTGCTCGCGTCTCGGCTCGAACGTCACCATGGTGACGAGGGTTGGCAACGACATCTTTGCCGAGAACACGATCCGGAATTTCCAGGACAACGGCATCGACACCACCCACGTGCTCACGACCGAGGCGACGAGTGGCGTGGCCCCAATCTTCGTTGATCCTGATTCGAAAAACTCGATCATCATCGTCAAAGGGGCGAACGCGCACCTGACCCCGCAAGACGTGGAGAATGCACGCGAGGACATTGCGAAGTGCAGCCTCATCATGCTTCAACTCGAGATCGAGCTGGAGACCGTGTACTCCACGATTGAGCTCGGTAACGAACTCGGAATCCCCGTTCTCGTCAACCCCGCACCGGCATCTCCCGAGCTGCGCCTCGACAAGATCCGCGGGGCCGAGTTCGTCGTGCCGAACGAAACGGAGCTTTCGCTTCTGTCAGGTATGCCCGTCGACGACATGGACGATGTGTTGAAGGCTGCTCAGGTGCTCCTCAACGTCGGTATTCGCAACGTGATCGTGACCCTCGGCCGAAAGGGTGCCGTGTGGGTCCACGAGGGTGGCTCGACGTACGTCGATGGACGTGCGGTTGATGCGGTCGACACCACGGGTGCGGGTGATGCATTCATCGGGTGCTTCTCCCACTACTGGGTTGAAACCGGAGACATCGAATATGCCATGCGCATGGCGCGCCTGTATGCCTCCGACTCCGTGACGCGGCACGGCACTCAGACGTCCTACGCCACGGGGGAGGACTTCCGTGGCCGTCTGGCAGGTGACATCGCCGAGGTGAACCTTCCGGGCGCGGCCGACGAGAAGTAG